GTTTGGCGTCGGGGGGCTATGCAAGGTCTCTCTTCTGTTTTACTTATTCCCTTTCGCTCCCATAACCACTGTCTCTCCCTTGCCACCCCCTACCCCGCCCCCGGCCGATGCTCACTTATGTCCAACATGTCATTTTGGGTTTGATCGAATTCTTGCAAAGcatgtgttgtttttatttatcaatttaaaaaaaatacatttattttatttttggctgcgttgggtctttgttgctgcgcgtgggctttctctagttgtggtgagcgggggctacgcccctttgtggtatgcaggcttctcactgcagtggcttctcttgttgcggagcacgggctctaggcgcgcgggcttcagtagttgtggcacgcgggctcagccgtggtggctcgcgggctctagagcgcaggctcagtagttgtggcgcgcgggctctagagcgcggggctcagtggttgcgacgcacgggcttagatgctccgtggcatgtgggatcttcccggaccagggctcgaacccacgtcccccgcattggcaggcggattcttaaccactgcgccaccagggaagccctatttatcaatttttaatttacagaaaaggCACTGTGTTGTAGGCCTCGCTCTGTGGGTCCTCTTTGCAGCCAGCACTGTGGCTTGAAGATCCAGCCAGGTTGCCCCACGAGCACTGAGTTGCTTTAGTTGCTGTGAGTGCTGCATGGAGCagcctccacccccccacccccacctttggCCTCTCCAAGCTCCCAGGGAGGGACACCCGACTGCACCCGACTCCCCTCCCACAAACGACACTGCAGCATGCATCCGCAGGCGTGTCCCCTCATGGATCTGGGCAGAGTTTCTTTGGCGGTGCGCCCTGGAGCGGGGTGCTGGGTCCCGGGTCTGCAGACGTCTGCCGGAGTGCTGCCAGGTGCTCTCCAGCAGAGCGTAACGGCCACCGTCCCTCATCCCCACCACCACTTGGCGTGACACCAACTTCCTGATTTTCCCCACACAAATGGCTAGAAAGTGATACCTGGCTTTATTTCACATTCTCTGATACTAATGAGTTCAAGCCTCCCTTTATATGTTGTAACCCCTTGCCCCATCTCTGAGCACAGCCTCTGCATCAAGACACAGTGCTGAGCACAGTACAAGGCACAGTACTGAGCACTCTGACTCACGTGACCTCAGTCTTCCTAACAAGCCCGAGGTTGGTGTCAGGCCCATGCTGTAGACggggaaaccaaggctctgaGAGGCTGAGGACCTTGCTCTTGGCCACTACACGACCCCGCCGCCTCTCTCGCCCCCTGCAGCCAGCATGGGGCTCTTACCATGCTGCAGCGCCAGGCTGACCTTCCCCCCCAGCTCTGCTGCAGACGCTCGGTGGACAGGCTCTTTCCTGAGCCCCTCCTGGATGGCCTGGGCTGTGAGGGGGGCACAGGAGGGCGGGATCTCCCTCACAGGTGGAGGCTCGCTGGCAATCTGAGGGTTAAAAGGCAACATATGAGGCCTGCCTCCCCGTCACTTCCTGGCCCCCAGCTTTCGGTTCTTGcttctccccactctcccctgcCCTGCTGTGCTGGGGTCGGTCACAAGGACTAGAGTGGCCTGGTCTAGAGTGAGGGCTGGGGCTTTTCCAAGAACAGGTAGGACAGCACAGAGCCAGGGGGTGAGGCACCCATGacccccaggcccctcctgtcaggaggcaggcagaggcGGCCCGGGGTGTGGATGCAAGAGAGCCCTGAACCATGAACCCCAAAAGACCCCTCACCTAGGATCCGCCCTTGGACCCTCAGATTCGAGTAGCCAAGTATTTTAGTCAGGATCCCACATGTATGATGAGGCCTCTCTGCTTGCTCCCATCTGCCACTGAAGAGCAGACAAAATGGGAGGCCACATCAAGCCCGCAGCCTGGGCCCCGTGGGCCCGCTGGCTGTCCCAGGCGCTGTCACGGACCTTGAGGCACAGCGGCCCTCGGAAGTACTGGGTCCAAGGGTGGCAGCCATTGAGCATGTGTAGCATCATGCAACAGCTGCTCCAGACGTCCGCCTTGGCGTCGCAGGGCTTGCCCATCACCACCTCCGGCGCCACGTGGGTCTCTGTTCCGGGGATGTAGTCCCCTGAGAAGGCGAGGAGAGACAGAAGAGGCAACTGTGAACTCTGATGGGCAGAAGCCTCGGCAATGACCACCCGAGTCAATTCCTGACGCACCCTGACTGTCTCAAAGTGCTTTCAATAGAGATAAAGCCTCCAAATCAAACTTGCTCGGGCTGAGCCAAGTCGGGGATTGTCCTGGGGACGAGGACAGAGAATATATCATCCAAAACACGGGCTCTGCCCTGTGGACCAAACCCTTAAAGTGCTTTCCAAAAAGGGGGCGGAGGCTAGACACTGGAAGTTCAGTTGTAGAAGACCGAGTAGTGGTATGATGTTCCTAAAatgtagggcaaaaaaaaaaaaaaaaaaaggaaaaagaaaacttctatGCATAAAAGACTAGAAAGATTGATGCCAGATGTGAACAGTGTTTTCTTCTggtggtttgtattttttatttttacttagctTTACTTTCTGCAAAAGATattagaaaagatatttttgtaaTAAGAAGAAAACACCACAGTTATTTCAAAGCGGAGGGCAGGTGTCCATGTTCAACTTACACCTTCAGAATTACCAACGGTCCTTTAACAACAAAGAATCACTTCTAAACGACTGTTTTTCCTTTggtcaaaatgaaataattttatgctAACGCTATAAATAAAGAAGCAGGGCACAAAATTGTGTTATAATGGCCTTAACTATGTACGGAAAAAAGAAAGACCTGGAGGGAATTATCTAAAATATTCATGATTATCTCTCTGGGCAAGAGGAATGGTGagaattcttttttcctccccttccatACCACTTAACACTGTAGTTGCCAAATATTTTACAGTGGGTATGGATTATTTTGATAATCAGAAGAATGTAAGTTAAAAACAGGGACTTCTTCAGCTACTGAGCCCCAGCCGCTTGGTCAGCCTTCCCATTTTGCTTTCAGAAGCTGCGCTCTCAGAGGCACAGGAGGGCTGAGGTCGCAGGCTGGGAGCACAGCTCCCCAGAAAAGGCTGGACAAGAGGGGTGGAGCTCTGGGGGCTCTGAGGTAGGAGACCTGGGGACCTCGGGCGAGGCACCCAGCCTTTCTGTTCCCGCCCCTGTATAACAGGAACATCAGAAACAAGCACCTGATATGCATTATTGCATTTAAGCCTAACAACAAAAGCCTCATGATAACCTAGGGTTGCTGTGGGGCTGAAGTATCTTGGTGGACCTAAAGTGCTCACATCTCCGATTGCCATTAAGGAAAGTACAGGAGAAGGCGCATGGCTAATGTGTAGTAAAGGCTACTGGCTATTATCATTGTGGGGAGTGGTGGCGGGGAGGGGCGTACCTGTGAGCAAAGACTTCCCCAGGCCATCGGGTTGAAggcacacagcatggccaaagtCGCAGAGGGCTGCGTGGCTCCCATCGCCGGACAGGAGCACATTGTCGGCTGCCAGGCCACCCCCGGGAAGAAGAGGAACAGGTGAGTCACCAAGGGCCCCGGCCCAATCTGCACCTCCGGCGAGGCGATTTTCTGGCTGACCCTGCATGGCAGCTGCTGCTTCTGATTAGTTTCATTAgtcatggagggagggaggagggaatcAGTTCAGCCTGGAGgcaggcagcaggcaggatctCTGAGGGTGAGGGGACAGTGCCACTCAGCTCTgctgtccccaccctcccccagtgGTCACCAGAGTGGTAGGAGCTTGATCTGCTGTTCTCTGTGGGCATCACCCACTGGAAACTACAGTGCCAGGCTGAGGGCTGGGAGAACACACTTCCCCTTCCTACTGGAGCAGGCCCAGAAGACCTGGGAGGAAACCAGGCAGGGTGGGGCGAGGAAGGAGCCCCATGGGGACGAGGGCCACAGGCGCCCTGAGCCTTACCTTTCACATCTCCGTGTAGAATCCTTCGGGTATGGAGGTATTCCAGCCCTTCCAGAGCCTGGCCCAGGTAATAAAGGGCCCGGTCCTCGGGCAGACAGCCCCTCTGCTTTATGAGCTGGCCCAGCGAGCCACCTAGGAGACCAATGGCCAGTCTTTACACGGGGCTTTTCCAGGCCTGCAAGCCAGCGAAGGGCAAGTGCCTTCGAAGGGCAGGTGGTAGAAAGCAGGCCTTTCTTGCCGATGTCACAGGATCAAGAGATTAAAAAcggattggaaaaaaaaaaaaagctccgggcttccctggtggcgcagtggttgagagtccacctgccgatgcagggttcgtgccctggtccgggaagatcccacatgccgcggagcggctaggcccgtgcgccatggccgctgggcctgcgcgtccggagcctgtgcNNNNNNNNNNNNNNNNNNNNNNNNNNNNNNNNNNNggagcctgtgctccgcaacgggagaggccacaacagtgagaggcccgcgtaccgcaaacaacaaaaaccaaaacaaacggATTGACTGGGGATGAGGGTCAACCTGGGCAAGACTTGGGGAAACCCTCGGCTCTGAATTTGGAGGGAGAAGGCGCGGCAGCTGGCTCCTTACCTTCTAGAAGCTCCATGAAGATGTTGACCCAAGGaccttccttcacagctccataCAAAGGGACGATTCTGGGTGAGGTCAATCCCGCACATGCCATCAACTCCTCAGCCCGAAACACTTCCACTCGCACCTGGAAGGGCCCAGAGGTGGGTGTGAGTCAGGGTGACGGACCAGGGCTGGTCCCCTGGCATCCTGTCCGGACCCTTGAAGCTCCCTGCACAGAGACCGCTGATGTTCCCGGTGACGATTCTGAGGCCAGGCAGGGGCCCTGGTGGGCCTACTGGACCCTTAGAGATTAAACCGTGCCCCCTGGGGGTCGGGGTCAACGCCTGGTACTTGATTAAAGTTCTGCAGTGCTGATGCCTatggaaatagagtcacagaaacGACAATCCTTATCCAGGCCCCTGGCACGCTGCCCACCCTCAGAGATCTGCCAAACATAGAACTTTCTTTTCCCCAGCCCAAATGTCTGGACAGTTTCTAGGTCATGGGACCTTTTCTGTATCAACATCCTCTTCTACTCTTAAGATGCTGGGCTTCTGTAGCCAGAGTCGATGCGGCCAAGATTCTGGCTCTGTCAGTGCCCCTGGATCTTCAGCATCCTTCTCAGCACTTATTATTTGCTCATAATTATTTGCCTTTTCCCCTGAGGGCTAAAATGTCCATGTAGATGGGGCAGCGCTTGTTTACTCTGTTTGCAGCTGTTTCCCCAGGATCTGGGCATAGGAGAGGATTCTCCTATTGGGAGGGGTTTTTTGGCCAAGGCCCCTCCTACAGGGGAGTGGCAGGCCAGGGACCACCCACTCCTTTCCGCAGGGACCAGCATGACATGGAGGGAAGAAATAGGCCTTGGATACAAACATCCTGGCCTGAGACCCTGGCTTGGCCATTTCCAAAGGTAGATCACCTCCCCCAAGCTATGTGCCTCCACATGTGAACGGTGGGGACAGTGGCATCTGCTCCAGGGTAGAGTGGGGATCTGGAGGGGTGATAACCAGCACCAGGCCTGGCAACTAGTGGGTGCTCAGGAAATGCCAGCTCCCCgcctcctccctccagctccaATAAGAGCAGCTTACTAAATGCTTACACTTCCTAATAGAGACTTGTCCTTTCTGGCTGCAGCTGGCTCTCATGTTAGCCCTGAGAAGTGCCGCCAGGGGGCATGAGTGGTACTGGAAGCCGGCAGTCAGGGCCTGGCAGTTTTCTTCCGAGACCTGCTGACTTGTGCGGCTTTTGGACTTTAGCCTATCAGTGGAAAATGTCCCTCTTCTGGTTACTTGCAGAATATCTGGTTTGGTTTAATCAACTCACATGAACTTTGACTCCCTGTCAGTGTTTCCAGCTCTGAACCTGAGTTGGAACTAATTCGCCAACCGGACTTGTACTAGCAAATGTCCTTAACCCTACTGCTCCCAAACTGCGGGGTGAAGCGCCCTGGGGCACCGCAGAGAATTTGGAAGGGGGCTACAGGGTATTTTGCATTTGAGGGAAACAGCAACGACTGACATCTGGGGACACCACACAAACTACTAGCGTGAGACGGTTCAGTTTCAATGATCGAAGTGCATTCTTTTGATGATATATCTTTATGAAGCTAGGTTTTTGGAGGTTGTTGTGACAAAAAGGTACTTCAGGGGGATAATGTGGAGCAGGAAATGAAAGTGACGGTGTCCAGTGATTTCTAAGTTGGAGAAGTTGTGCCTGCCCAACAAGGCATGCATCCCGTCAGTAATTAACGCTTGTTTAAGAACAAAATTTATCTCTCAATTTATATGTGTTGCTATTCAAATGGCTACTAGGTTATTAGGATAAAGACTTATTATTTGAcccaattatttaataaatggaacTGGTCAGTACTTGTTTTGGCCTGGAGCACCTTGAAAAAATGACTGAGACATTAAGGGCTGTGAACCAAGAAAGTCTGGGAGCCTCGGCTTTAACTTTGAAGAAATCCAGAAGTCCTCTGGAGTGTCCCAGGAATATTAAAACCCTTCCCAACCACCCAGATCGGAGGGGGTTGGAAGGGACACTTCAAAACACAAGGTGCGTTAGAAGTCTGGGCCAGCCCCAGGGAGAGCAGGCTGAAAGGGTGGTCCCAAGGGAGAAAGGACGGCCTTCTGGTCCAGGCCAGCTGCCCGTCTGGCCACCTCTTCTCCCTGGACTTCAGTGTCTTCGTCTGTCAAGTGAGGGCTGGACTCTGATGAGGATGTTAATGAGGACGAACATTTAATGCCCACTTAAcacgtgccaggtactgtgctcaGCACTTTATAAGCATTAGTCGTTTACGTCTTACGATAGCCTAGGAGgtgatattatctcattttacagacaaggaagctgAAGACTGGACCAGTAATCTGCTCAAGGTCACTGGATATAAAGTAGCAAAGCTGGGATTTTGGTGGGGGAAGCCTGACTCCGGAGCTCCCAGCTACCCCACCTCGCTGAAGGCCCTTCCAGGTGTATTAGCTTTTCCATCCGGGACGTTTTTACCTACGTTCAGGCACGCGCCTACCCAGGTGGAAACATGGTCAGCAATCACCTAACTGCCAAATTCACAAGCCACTTCCCTCTGCTTAACTGCCTGCACGCTTTACACTGCGGATCGCTTTTTCCTTCTTGAAACTTGCCCTCTtgttttctttagtatttgtATCCATTTTATTTCATCGGTAAAAAAGGGAGTAACAGCAACTCTAATAAGTTCTTTTAAAGATCTCAGGAACATAAATATGTGAAGGTGACTAACACAGTACCGGGCACATAGCTTTCCGCCTTATTTTGTCATCACCATCGAGATATTCTCCCCTCGGTCCTTGTTCTGATTTCCTTCTCAACACTTGTCCCGGCTGACTTCACCGTGTCCCAGGCTGATGGCTGCTTCTACCACCTTTACACCCTGTAAGCGTCCACCCCCCATTACAATCTGAACTCCTTCAGGTCAGGCGTGTGGATTCCACACCTCTGTCTCCCTGGCACAGCGTCTGGCACAGAACAGGTGCTTGGTAACAACAGCTGGCTGGACTTGGCCAAGGCCACACTACCCCAGATCGGGGCAGAGGCAAAAGGAGGCTCCCAGAACTCCATGCTTGAGCCAGATGTTTTCAATCGCACAGTCTTAACCCTCTTTGAGCCACAGATCCCTTTGAAaagctaataaataaaaaaatgtgtgtgtgtccacacgtgccacacacatacacacttaagAATAAAGTTCCAGGAATTCATGGATCTTATGAATTCATCCACTGACTAGGTTAAGAACTTACACACTGGCTGTTAAAAAGCAATGGACAGATGTATATGTACCAATAAGGAAATCTATCCATGATACACTATTACATGAAAAAACATGGTAAAGAACAACAAACGAGTGCAATCTCATTTCGATAAAAGAAACAActacatgtttatatatgtgtaacaAGTCTAAaaaagatttatgtcaaaggctGGTTACCTCAGAAGGGGACTGGGCAACAGAGAGACTTTTGCTTTTGGGGTATCATTCTTTTACAGTGAGCCTctattaatttgaaattaaaagtaagctcaggggcttccctggtggcgcagtggttgagagtccgcctgccgatgcaggggacacgggttcgagccccggtccgggaagatcccacgtgccgcggagcggctgggcccgcgagccatggccgctgagcctgcgcatccggagcctgtgctccgcaacgggagaggccacaacagtgagaggcccacataccacaattaaaaaaaaaaaaaaaaaaaaaaagtaagctcaaacaaaaccctaaaccccctcccccgcccaaaCCCTACATTAAGCCCTGGACTTGTGACCAATCAACATCTGACCTGGGGCCATGAATGTTCTAGAAGGAGGGCCAATGGGGTGCTGATGTCACCACATGATACTCCACATCCTGGATCCTCCCTAGGGAGCGTCAGAGGGTGTACAGACTTGCTCTGACCCCCTGTGTGGCTTGACCTCTGATCCTTggtccccaccctccacccctacCCACTAGCAGGGAACTGTTTCTGAGATCTTCCAGCTGAAAACGCTAAAGGACACTACTGCCTTCCCTACCCCGCTGccctggagagaaaggaggggtggTCTGCCTGACCAAAGGCAGCTGTGTGGGCTGCCAAAAGCTAACCCCGCTAAGATCCTGGATGGGGGAGGCGGAGTTCTGAGAAGGGCTGGCTCTGGTGGGCTGGGGCAGCAGCTCTGGGGCTGGCAAGTCCGTGCCTTGTGCTTGGAGCTTGTCCGACTGCCTTGGGGAGGTGAGAAATGGAGTCTCTGTCCTCTTCTACTATATTAGGGTTGTTTACCTTGTTGCCTGGGACTCAGAACCTCAGCAGGGGAACAGCTGAGGAGCCCGGTGACTAAGCTCCCCAGCGTTGGCGCTCATCTCCGGGACACTTCACACTCTCTTGCCCTCCTCCCACCCGCCTCTCAGGAGGAACAGCTGAGCCTTCTCCGGtggcctggggaggggactgCAGCTGAGGAGGTCAGGCACGTGGCCTTGGCATCCCAGCGAAAGATGATGGCCCGTGCTGGCAAGAACTAAGCACGTGTTTTGGCcagtgggggtgggcaggggtggagCTGGCTTATTTGACACAGTATGTCTGAAGCTTGGGGTAATACCTACGGATAGTCCCCTCTCTCATCCCATCACTCCGAGGCCCAAACTCTAGGACTCTAACACCTGGTCACACACAAGCCAGGGAAGCCAGGTTTACTCACAACACAATCTGTACTATCGCCCCTTAAAGTCACAGGCACCCAAGACAGTGGCGGCAGCAGTGTCTACTCTGCGTGGGGCCTGAGCAGGATGGACCTGCCTGGGCTGGCTATTTGGTCCCTTTCCTTTTGGGGATCAGAGTGTCCTTGACAAAAGCCATTTGAAAACAAGGTCCATCTTTGAATTAGCTTATTTCACACTGCCCAAGCGCCAAGGAAATGGCCCATGGAAATGTTTCTGATTTCTACCTTAGGAAGTCCTTGGTGCTAGCCCTCAGGCTGAGTTGGGGTCAAGGACAAGGTGGCTTCTAGTCAaggtgagaggagaggaggaaaaatggTATCTGAAGGAGAGCAGGGCTGACACCCTCAAGGACTACTAGGCCTGGGCAGTGTGATCTGACAGAAGGAGGCCTCAGTTCCAGGCCCAGCTGTGCAGCTGTGGGCAAGGTGCAGACCCTCTCTGGTCTGCAGTTCTAACATCAGTGAGATGAGGGAGTGGGAGAGGTGACTCAGGCCTCTGCCTCTAATCAAAATCCTAGAAGCATGAGTCTTCCTCCCCTGTCCCTTCCCGAAGAGAGGTTCAAAGCCAAACTACAGTTGGACAAGCCTGGGGCTTCTCGCTAAGTCTCGTTTCCTCATAATGTCCACCTCGCAGGACCTAGTACCTCTGGCCGACAGGAGGCAGAGCCCAAACTCAAGTCAGATCTGACTCCCAAGGTGCATGGCCTCCCTCGGGAGGCACCTGGTTAGGTGGAGGCTATGCTCTTGCTATTACCTTCTGGTCCACTATGTAGTTTAGGGGTTTCAGCTCAACATGAATTTCATGACAATCCAGCCATCTTCCAGGTTTTGACCTGCCCTAGGGGCCTGGCATCAGGAGCGGCCCAGGCTGCGTGCACACTCTCATGCTTCCTCTCACATACACGCGCACCAAGTGCGGTGCCCAGGCGGGGACACGTGGCCTGGACTGTCCCCTTCCAGCTCCAGCTGACCCAGGGCAGCCAGGATAGCCAGACGCGGTTAACGAGTCAGACCCATGGCCTCCCTGTGCTAACCctgaaaggaagcagagagaacgCGACAGGCCTCCTGCCCGCCTTCCCTCCTCAGCCCCGGAGCCCGGCATACCTTTTTGACGGCACACTGGAAGCCGGTTTGCTTGTCCTCCATCCTGTGGACCTCTCCGAAGGAGCCTCTGCCCAGGCAGGGCTGGCGCGTGGCCCAGTGGATGTCCTCTCGGTACTCATAATCCACCGGCTTGAGTTTCTGGGGTTGGCGGGAGACAGAGGCCGGTTTCAGTGGCCAGGGCAGTGGAGGGACGAAGGGTTACAGTGAGGAAGGCTCTCCAACTGGTGGCCCTTGCCAGGCTGCTGGGCTGAGCCCTCACATCCAAGAATACCAGCAGGTCTGAGGCAGGGCTCGGGGTCGGGGTGTGGGGACGGACCCAGAGAGGGGGTTGCAGGAGTCAGGCGAAGGCAAAGGAGAGCTTCACGGGCTGAGGCAAGCTGATCCTTGCGATGAAGAAACCTCCTCCCCAGACTTGTGATTGTGGGACAGAAACGGAATTGTCAACCGCCTTgaccatgagaaaaaaatgactcagGAGCTAAGtggcagaggaaagggaaggacaGTGAAGAGGGGCGGGGGACAGGGGATAGTGTCAGAGATGGACGGGATAACACCCAGAAATCTAAGTTTGGGAACATCACATAACATTACAGAGTGATCCAGGAAGAGAActagaggaaaaggggaagggaaggggggtaGTGAAGGTGGACGGCCCGGAGGCGGAGGCGGTGGTGGGTGTGCGCGTGTCTGGGGACTACTCGCCTCGATGAGCAGCACCCCCTCACTGTCCTCGGTCTCAGGGCTGGGCTCCCGAGGCTTGGAGCCCCCCACCAACCAGGTCTTGGCCAGGCTGGCCAGGCTGCGGGCCTGGCCGGAGCTCACGCTGCCTTGCAGAGCGTGCACCAGGTACTCCTCCACGGACAGCTTGTCACTCGAGCAATGAGACGAGCAGCTGGGCTTCACATGTGGGCCAGGCAGGGGCTTCTGGCCGTCTACACAGGCCAGTCTGCTCAGGGGAGGGCCGGGCAGGGGCTGCTGGCTGTCTACACAGTTTGCCAGTTTGCCTAGGAAGAAGGACTCTAAGGGATGAGGTTTCCAGGGCTGGAGAGGGTGGAACGGGAAGGGGTGGGGCCGTCTGCTGTAGGGGAAGGGGTgagcaggctggggcagggggcctACGTCCTGGGGGTGGTGGAGTTTCCACACGTGGTTTAGGCACTGCAGGGGGCTGATCAGTTTGTGGAGTTCCGGTCGAGGCAGCGCTGGCCGCAGGCCCTCCCCGAGTTTCTTAAACCAGACATGGCCAAGGCCTGGCTCCTTCAGAGGCTTGGAGAACTGGGGGGTGTTTCTAGCATACGGGGTGCCTAGCGAAGACTCATCCTCCTGCGGGGGAAACACAGCTGTTAGGATGCGGGGCTGGGGCCGAGGCACAGGCGCTGCTCCGAAGCCCCGTGAGCCCAGGGGGCGCCCGGCACAGGGGTCTGGGCGTAGGGGCGGGTCTCACCTGCACCGGGACCGTGCAGCTCTCCTGTTCAGGAGTTCTGGGGAGGGGTCTGGCCAAGGCCACTCCTGCCTGAGCGAGGGACTTGGAGCTCTTCTTCTTGCGTTTCCTCCGGGCTTTGCTGTGACGCTTCCCCTTCCAACACACGCGGGCCATTTTGCCCTCGGTCGAGTGGGCCACATTGTTGGGGATTTGATCAAGACTCTCGGACTGGCTGTCAGCAAGGGGACACAGACACGCGTTCTGAGTGtgaggggggcagggagacagGGCGGCTCAGGTAGCTGGGGCTGGAGTCATACAGACCCGAGGTCAAGTCCCAGCTTGGTCAGGACTTGTGTGAACGTGGGAAAGTTCCTAAGCCCCAAAGACCTCTAGGCTCCTCATTGATAAAATGGAGGTGGCGTTTCCTGCCAGGCAGGGCGAAGATGGGGTTTAAATGAAATAGCTCATTTAAAAAGCCTGCCTCGGTGCCCAGCCCCACGGCAAGCTTCCGATCAACAGTGGTTATTACTAAAGTGAGGGCGCACACCACTCTTCTGGGTGGAGGGGGAGACGTGGTTCTCTCCCTGCTCTCCAAGGGGGGCTTGCCCTTGAGAGGTCCCGGAACGGGGGCGTGTGGCTCAGAAGGCCACAGCCCACGGCAGGCATTCTCGGCTCTAACTGAGTTGGCTTCTGTTGCCTCCAAAGCGGGGACAGCTGAGGTTGGTCACTTTCCCGCTAGCAGTTCCCAAATTCCAACGATAAAGAAGTCCACCTGGTGGTAGGGGAGGAACCGTTTCCAGGTTCAACCTCCAGCTGCCAAAAATCTTCtttggggctggggaggctgggaaCAGACCGAGCCTCCCTTGGCCTCCTTTCTACAGGGCCACCGAGCTGCAAGTCTGTCCCTGCCTGTTTCCAAGCCCTCATCCCTCCATGGGTGTGTCTCACAGAAGGAAAGACACAGCAGGTTTCTCCCCGAGTTAGAGGTCACGCACCAGCGGCAAAGTGCCTCCTGTTCCCAGCACCCTCCCTACTGATGGGAACCGAggaggagaataaaaataaaacgtcAAGCTGATGTGACCCTGATGTGACCCAGAGGCAGTCACCCACACGCTGTGAAAAGCTTCTGAAAAGCTTATTTGGCTGCAAGAGCAGCTCAGTGAGGAAGCCTGGGTGGGTTCCAAGAGCCGAACCACAGGTGCTGAAGGAAGGAGCCAGGGGTCACTTGGGAGCGGCCTGGGCAAGCAGCTGGAGAGGGGACGCCCCGGGGCAGCTCCCTGCCACCCCACTCAAGCTGACCTCCTTACCTGTACTGTTTCGAGCCAGCGATGAAGATCCGTTCTGAAAAGGTGGGGCTGAACTCTTGGCTATTCTCACCTTTTAAGTAAAGGCAAAGGGGTTGGAtgagcagaaaggagagagaaagaacaggaaTTCAGCACTTAGGAGAGAGGCACTTTGCAGATACCCTCCCGGCCACTCCTCCTTCCCAGACCCCTTCCGCCTGGCggctcacctcctctcactggcagcctcacccctccctcccagcctgagGGTCAAGGCACAGAGCGTGCCTACAATATGGGATCACAGGGTGCCCACCTCACTTCACGTAC
This region of Physeter macrocephalus isolate SW-GA chromosome 14, ASM283717v5, whole genome shotgun sequence genomic DNA includes:
- the MAP3K14 gene encoding mitogen-activated protein kinase kinase kinase 14, with the translated sequence MAVMEMACPGAPGPAVGQQKEFAKAKEKAQATEMKQSSVHKLEAVEKSPMFCGKWEILNDVITKGTAKEGSEGGPAAISIIAQAECENSQEFSPTFSERIFIAGSKQYSQSESLDQIPNNVAHSTEGKMARVCWKGKRHSKARRKRKKKSSKSLAQAGVALARPLPRTPEQESCTVPVQEDESSLGTPYARNTPQFSKPLKEPGLGHVWFKKLGEGLRPALPRPELHKLISPLQCLNHVWKLHHPQDVGPLPQPAHPFPYSRRPHPFPFHPLQPWKPHPLESFFLGKLANCVDSQQPLPGPPLSRLACVDGQKPLPGPHVKPSCSSHCSSDKLSVEEYLVHALQGSVSSGQARSLASLAKTWLVGGSKPREPSPETEDSEGVLLIEKLKPVDYEYREDIHWATRQPCLGRGSFGEVHRMEDKQTGFQCAVKKVRVEVFRAEELMACAGLTSPRIVPLYGAVKEGPWVNIFMELLEGGSLGQLIKQRGCLPEDRALYYLGQALEGLEYLHTRRILHGDVKADNVLLSGDGSHAALCDFGHAVCLQPDGLGKSLLTGDYIPGTETHVAPEVVMGKPCDAKADVWSSCCMMLHMLNGCHPWTQYFRGPLCLKIASEPPPVREIPPSCAPLTAQAIQEGLRKEPVHRASAAELGGKVSLALQHVGGLRSPWRGEYKEPRHPPPLQAHPPPSQGHPHQTLRAPPVELSPGELSPEAPGPQPAEDAAGGAPKLQPPPPPEPPEQNKSPSLHWGKEESGTWEPLALSSLDPAPAKNSSSPERKATFPEQELQQLEIELFLNSLSQPFSLEEQEQILSCLSVDSLSLSDDSEKNPSKASQSSRDTLSSGVHSWSSQAEARSSSWNMVLARGRPTDTPSYFNGVKVQIQSLNGEHLHIREFHRVKVGDIATGISSQIPASAFSLVTKDGQPVRYDMEVPDSGIDLQCTLAPDGSFAWSWRVKHGQLENRP